In Truepera sp., the sequence GGCGAGCCGAAGCCGCCAGCGAGCCAGAACGGCAGGCCCAGATCGCGCATCTTCTCCAGGTCGGCCACGTCGCGGTCACCGTAGACGGGCTGACCTTCGTCATCGAATACGTTCTTGACCCGCGGCGGCGCGTTGTGGCCGCCGGCGGTCGGACCTTCCACGACGAAGCCTTCTATGGAACCGGTCGCCTTCTTCTGCAGCATGCTCGCGAGCGAGTGCGAGGAGACGATCGGTAGGAACGCGGGTCGCTTGAGGTTGCTATGGCCCTCGGCGCCGTAGTCGCGCGGGTCGAAGACCAGCAGTTCGCCGTCGCGGCGGAACTCCGGCAGGTCCGGCGACTCGGTAACTTCCAACCTCACCGCGGCCGGCTCGTGAAGCGACAGGCGGTCGAGTGCCTCCGGGATCTCGCGGGGGATGCCCGCACCCATAAGCACGTAGTCGACGCCCGCCAACATGGAGCCGTACAGCGATGGCAGGTTGGGCAATTGGATCTTGGTGAGTAGGTTGACACCTACCTTGCCGCTATGGCCCTCCTTGGCGAGGAAGACCTCGACGAAGGACGCGAGCATCCCCAGGCCGTTCTGCTCGTGGTTGTCTCCGCCCGCGCTGAACATGGGAGCACGCCGGTACGGCTTACCGGGCTTGCGTCCTTCCGGGAGGAAGTACCGTTCGAGGGCCGCCTTCGCGATATCCGGGAGCGGGAACGCCGCTAGTGCCCGGCGGACCAGACCTCCGGCGTCGCCGTCCTGCAAACGCCTCACCATGACGGTGTCGATGCCGGTCGCCGAGACGACGCCGAGTTGCCCGAAAGACGAGACTGCCCGCGCAAGCCTCCAATTGGAGACCGCTACCCCCATGCCGCCCTGGATTACTTCAGCTAGTTTCAAGATGGGCCATCATAAGCACGAACTGGGCCGATAGGAGTGATTAGGGCGACTGATGGGCCCCGGTCCGTTCCGTCGGAACCGCACACTGCCGGCGCCGGCCGCTCGGTCGCGGCCCCCTAAAGCATGTCGGGCGCGCGTTCGCGGTAGCGCTCGTACGCCTCTACGAGGGCCGGGACTTGCCGCGGCTCGAGGGTGTCGGCAACGCTGATGCGCGGCCGCACGTCCGCCCCCAGCCCCCGCCACCCCAAGAGCGCCGCCCCGTAGGCCGCACCGTTCTCCTCGGCCAGTCGTGTCACGGGGAGGTGGAGGGCGTCGGCCAGCAGTTGCACCCAGAGGCGGGAGCGGCTGCCGCCGCCCGTGGCCACCAGCTCCTTCAGGTCGCTCAGCGGGCGCATGATCTCGAAGGCATGAGCGAGGCTGAACGCCACCCCCTCCAACACGGCTCGCACCAGGTCGGCGGACGATGTCGCCAGGCTCAGGCCACGCCAAGCGCCCCGCAGGTCGGGGTCGAGGTACGGGGAGCGTTCGCCGGCGAGGTAGGGGTGGAAGGTAACGCCTCCCGCTCCGGTGGGGCTGGTGGCGGCGAGTTCCGCGAGCGAGGCG encodes:
- a CDS encoding nitronate monooxygenase, with amino-acid sequence MKLAEVIQGGMGVAVSNWRLARAVSSFGQLGVVSATGIDTVMVRRLQDGDAGGLVRRALAAFPLPDIAKAALERYFLPEGRKPGKPYRRAPMFSAGGDNHEQNGLGMLASFVEVFLAKEGHSGKVGVNLLTKIQLPNLPSLYGSMLAGVDYVLMGAGIPREIPEALDRLSLHEPAAVRLEVTESPDLPEFRRDGELLVFDPRDYGAEGHSNLKRPAFLPIVSSHSLASMLQKKATGSIEGFVVEGPTAGGHNAPPRVKNVFDDEGQPVYGDRDVADLEKMRDLGLPFWLAGGFGSPEGLEKAQAHGAAGVQVGTLFAYCRESGIAQGIKRSVLELIAAGKAHVKTDARASPTGFPFKVVEIPGTLSQEEEYGARRRVCDLGYLREAYRTDDGGIGHRCPAEPVADYVRKGGDAADTVGRKCLCNALMADVGLAQARKRETEELPLVTSGDDLKAILPLMAEDMSYGAADVLGYLLERAASKRTNSLIAV